aaatcaaaaatcaGCTTCAAAATTTGAATTGAAAGCTATGTACAGATCTATAGGCCATTCCCTTCAaatcaaccaaaaaaagTGAAGCTAGAGACAAAACTGCCAGAGAAAAACACACAAACATGTTCCTCACTATCCCCCTCCTTCTACCATTTCTGTAGAAGGATAGGTCCGTCCCACGCATCGGGAATATGGCAAAGCCCCAGGTTAAGGTGGACCCGTGCAGCGCAAGTCATCAAATTTAAAGTCGGCCCAGGGCCCGACTTCAATCAGaatgagaagagaagagaataAAAAAGTAGAGTACTAAACAAAAGTAAAGGGGAAAAGCCGTAaatgaagaaagaagaattAGTCCCCGTGCCTCCGGCGTTGAAGATTTTCGGCCTTCGCACCAGTTCATTAGAGCCCTTACCACGGGGCATTTTGATGGGTTTTGATGCCGTGTTGAAAGGCGGGTAGGGCGAGCGGGGCGGATGTATGTACATATCATGCATGCACATATTAAAGCTCGCATGCATATTCGGTGAACCAAATCAAGTTCCCGAATGAAGCAAGAAGCAAGAAGAGGGGATAATCGGTACAGCGGAAGCAATCGGAGGAGAGTTGCAGAGGTGAAGAGCGGGGTTGAAAGGTCGTCCTCGAATGGTGGAAATGAAAGTGAAAGATGAGTGTCATAAATTTGAGTGGAGTTGTCAATCTGAGTGCCGGACAATCTTAAGTTCATCAACGCTTGAGCTCAGTGACAAGGCACTCCAGAATCTGGGAGAGATTAGTGATCTAATCATGGTAATTGgttcaagaaaaaaaataccgaTTCTGAGACGGCGCCCTGGTTGTACAAGTACTTGCCCAAGCCACGGACAACCTCGAGCTGCTCGTCAACCGTAAGACCGTTGATGGCGGCCTCGATGATGTCGCCCACGCTGGCTTTGTAGACAGCAATGAAGCTGTGGTAGTACATGTAAGAGAAGAAGCCCATGATGAACTGACAGTCCATGCGGTCAGTGATACCACCGTGGCCAGGGATGGACTCGCCAAAGTCCTTGATCTTGAAGGTACGCTTCAGACCGGAAGCAAAGAATCCACCGAATGGAGCGATCAACGAAGCGAAAGTGGCGAAAGCCAAGATGTGGAACTGAATGGGTTCCACCCAGAAGGTCTTGTCCAGGCCAAAGACTTCAAGAGAGTAAGGTTGCGACGTGAAGACCGGGTTCGGAACACATTCCAAACCGGTCAAAGCATTCGAGCCCAGGTCGGTGACAGGACAGATGAAGTACTTGGAGCGGATCAGCAAGTTGGTCATGAAGTAACCAAATGCAACGGTGCAGGCCCATGCGCCAAGGAATCCCTCGACCGTCTTCTTCGGGGAGAGCTGAATAAGTTGTGTCTTTCCAAAGCTAATGCCGCAGACGTAGGCGAAGATATCATTGGTGATGACCAGCGCAGCGGGGAGGAAGAACCAGATCATACCCTCGAAAATGTTGTTCATGACAAAGTGAGCTTGGACAACGATCAAATACAAAGCCATATGGGTCCAAGCAAACTGAGTGAACTGGAATCGGTAGTGGCCCTTCTGCAGAGATCCGACGAAGAACACGAATCCTATCAACCAGTATTAGCGGAGTAAAAAGGGGAGCGATCGAGACACTTGCCCATGACATAAAGTGTAAAGCTAAGGAAGCGGTGGTGGTTCGCCAATGGTAGCAGCACCTTGTCAACAAGCAGAATGTGCTTAAAGTAGTAGATAACGCTCTCTCCATATAGAAAATACATGGTGGTCGCCAGGAAGTACCAATTTAACGATTTGGTGAACCGCAAGTTCTTCTCCTTATTGGGGATACTGGCGATCGCGATAACTTCCTTGAACGAGATGATTTGGATTCCAGTGATTAGGGCAATAATATAAATGTGGCCGGAGAACAAGGCGATGAAGAAACCGGCGATCATCACAAATGTCCATATGGTCCGGGTGATGAAggtttgcttcttcttctcatattcGGACTGGGGGGAATTCTAGAAGAGAAAACCATGTCAGACCTATGTTCCGAGGTCCTTGAATAGAAACCGACCTCTTCAGTTGTTGTAGATGGTTTGGACCCATTACCATTTTTGCTGGGGCTAGTGGGCTCTGGGGGTGCATCGCTGACATCGGAGGACACGCTGAGGCGTTGCTCATCATTTGACCGATGTTGAAACCGAACATTACGGCGAGTTTTCGACATGATGAAGAAAATAAGGCCAGAAATAGAATCTGGGCAGCAGAAGATGAGGGTGTACAGAGCGAGAGGTGACCATCAGGTTAGAAGTTAATGAGCTCATGTGAAGTGCCGAAAGCGGTCAGCTTCAGCTTCAACCCCGTGTTtactgcttttttttggcttgtgaattttttttttacaaccGGTGTATCATTCGGGTTTAACAATTGAATAACTCACTATTTGCCCTTCAAATATTACGTTCGTGGCTAGATATTAAAAGTGGATGTGCAGAGTTGTTGTCCAGGTCCCTCAAACTGCCGTGCTATATCTccatctctcttcttcaaccCTCGGAACCACTCAAACTCGAGAATGATCAAAAGCCCCCCGTGAACTTAGATCCCGTCACCTTCTTCTGGTAGTCTATTCATGGCGGGGGCATGGAagacgacgacgacgactATGGCTCCGACGAGTTTGACTCCCTGCCACCGGGGACGTGGTTTGCGCTAGAACAGAATGCGTTCCAAGCAACCCAGGCGTCAGCCTCACAGTGTCACTCAAACCCCATAAACAGCAACCCCGTGCCACACACTCAAGGTGTGCCATTAAACAACAACTCTGGATCGCTGAGACCACCGCCTCGTCTACACACGGGGTTGACAAACGACTACAATGCGCTGGAGGTGGGGGAATTTGAGGCTGAGGTGTACGATAATGTCGATAAGCCGCATGTTATTTCGCATGATCAACACATACACGTCACGGATCCCAGTTTTACGGTCAAGGGGCAACTGGGCGATGCCATGGATGTGGACGAGCACTATGGGCAAGGGAACGCCGCAGCAGAGATCAATGCACGCCTGGTGCAGGTGGGTTATTTGAATGCTTCTTCGGTTAAACTCTAACAATATCAATAGATGGAACAAGAAAGAGAACAAATGTTACAGGAGCTAGCCGAAGCGAGGACGCAAGTGGAAACGAAAGCTGGGGAAATCTCGATTATTCGAAAGAAGCAGACAACGATGACACAAGACTATGACCGGCAACTTGCGGCTCTGCGGAAGTCTATGGCCGATGAAATAGCAAAACACAAGCAAGAGGTTGAGGCGGCGATGTCCGAAGGCAAGGTATTGGCGACGGAGAACATATTTCTTCAACAAGACCTCGTGGATGAAGCCTACCAGCTTCGGAACTACAAATCTAAGAATCGTGAGATGGAAGCCCCAGTGACTCCTCGAAAGTCCCGGGTGCTTCCTTTCCGCGATGGatttgacgatgatgaaatcGCTATGGTATCGCCCAGCAAGTCTGCAGCGCGTTCTAAGCGAGCAACGCCGACAGTTCCAGGAAAACGCAAACGTCAATCAAGCCAAGATGGCCCTGTGCCACTACAGTTGAATC
Above is a window of Penicillium digitatum chromosome 2, complete sequence DNA encoding:
- a CDS encoding Phosphatidate cytidylyltransferase, with protein sequence MSKTRRNVRFQHRSNDEQRLSVSSDVSDAPPEPTSPSKNGNGSKPSTTTEENSPQSEYEKKKQTFITRTIWTFVMIAGFFIALFSGHIYIIALITGIQIISFKEVIAIASIPNKEKNLRFTKSLNWYFLATTMYFLYGESVIYYFKHILLVDKVLLPLANHHRFLSFTLYVMGFVFFVGSLQKGHYRFQFTQFAWTHMALYLIVVQAHFVMNNIFEGMIWFFLPAALVITNDIFAYVCGISFGKTQLIQLSPKKTVEGFLGAWACTVAFGYFMTNLLIRSKYFICPVTDLGSNALTGLECVPNPVFTSQPYSLEVFGLDKTFWVEPIQFHILAFATFASLIAPFGGFFASGLKRTFKIKDFGESIPGHGGITDRMDCQFIMGFFSYMYYHSFIAVYKASVGDIIEAAINGLTVDEQLEVVRGLGKYLYNQGAVSESILECLVTELKR